The nucleotide sequence TATTAtacatattatacatatatacataaccaCCGAGGTCTTGCCTGAGTGGTACCACTCTGTGGGGTTGAGTCGTGTTCACATGCGTGGCGCGGGTTCGATTCCATGGGGGGAGGTTTTCCTGTATATTTTATATACTCTCTGTTCCCGTGTGGGGGCAGGGGGGTCCCAGGGGGTCCCCTACTACAGTCTGCTGGGTAGGGTATATAATAAAATCGATTGGGTCTGCGGCGAAGATCGAGACCGGGTTTCCTCCTTGCGTGCGTGGGATGTCTGACCAACTAACTAagccattaaaaaaaaaaaattacatatatacatatacattaataatCTAATAATTCTACTTTAATAAACAACAATAGGATTGCACAGGATTCTGCTGAACTACACAAATCATTTATTATCAAACAGGTATAGCTGTAAATTATAGTTATAGCCTAAAATCAATCTTAATTTCAAAATTAATAtaatcaatatgcatatataagtacCGTATTTTTCCATCGATCCTGAGCATTAACATCAGCACCGTACTCAATCAGACATTTAGCAACATCGATCCAACCGTGGAGTGAGGCAACATGAAGCGGAGTTCGATTATCATAATCTCTAGCTTGAACCAAAGACCGATCTTCTTCCAATAGTTTCCGTACGGCCGTTGCGTCGTTCTGATGAGCGTGCCAAAGAATTAACGATGTCCGGCTTACTTTAGCCTTATCTTTCTTTTTTCCGGCGACCGGTGGTGCATCTCCGGCGGAATGGCCTGAGCTGCCTTCGCTTCCGCTCATTGGATTGGATTTTTATTTTATCAGATCGGAGATGTATGGAATGTTGATTGTTGAggttaattattactagtattatttgttTCCTTGTTTTTTAAAGTTTAGGGGGCAAAGGTGCAGCATATGAATGGGGATATTTTCTATAAGAAGATATTCTCGACACCACTTTTTTTATTCATGTACATTTTTGTCTCATAAATTTACAGTTATGCCTCTAAAGAATTGAattctattataattataattataattataatataattataattataattataattaaggatAAAATAGGTAATTAAGTGTGCattgatcaaaaagtggtgtgtgagaatcaacCCTCAAATATCAcgaattcgtttaaataataataataataataataataataataataataataataataatataatatataaatgtaagtgtaatgtaaataataataattaataataataataataactagtccgGACCGACCCGCGCGTTGCGGCAGGGGCTTCCGGGctacgtattcatatttaacgtagcgttgtgtatttacagaggggaacacggcccatgtgttaagcgccgttttagatgtcgttgtgttaagcgttttttaaaaagtatccgttttgaacgtagttagttttgttttgttcaataaatttttttcgagtgtaacggtgctgtcggaaaaatttaactcgcggcgagcagaaagatacgggctgtcgttgtgtttagtgtttttaaaaagtgtccgtttcgaacgtggttagtttcgttttgttcataaaattatttcgagtctgacgctgccgtcgaaaaaatttaactcgtggcgagcgaaAAATTACCGGTTGTCGTTGTGTTTGTGTTGTtttaaaaattgtccgtttcgcgtatagttagtccctttgggttcgtaagatttttccgaattgaatgatggtctcggaaaaatttaactcgcaccgagcgaaaagatagggcccgttataaattcgggtaaaattagtttcttttattttaataaaattatatatttacactgttAACCCCTTAAATTTacaccgtttgtaatgtgaacgcaaactcaaaactacaatccaaTATAATTGAAACTACTCACATCCTCACCACATTTAATATgtaagtaataaaataataataataataataataataataataataataataataataataataataataataataataataataaatgagaaaTACAATTATGATTTTTCTTAACGATGTATTCAAATATTCATTGAATTATTGTAAATAGAGGTTACTAATCAGTTTTAAAATGacagttattaaaatatataatattttaaaccatATTAATAACAGCCCTATCAAAAtccataaaattattattattttataaaaaaagcaaacaattattattattattatattaatattaatattattattacaacaacaaAATATCCAATCTCCCATGTGTggggtatgagggaggtgagacgtagacaattttTCCTCTAACTTAGAATAAATAGAAGTCATTTCTCTACCCCGAATGAAACACCCCAAGAGTGTGAAAAGTCATCTCTCTCTGTATTCGACGGAtggatatattatattaataataataataataataatcataatcataataataataattattattattattattattattattattattattattattattattattattattattattattattattatctcgtgGCACTCGAATATGACTTTTGATGGTTTGTTCACTTTTAAAAATATGCACTCTTTGTGACGATGACTTGAAATCGGTAGATCATTCTCTTATCTTTTACAAGCATGCACTTGATATATGGGATCGAGTATTCAAATGGTGGAATTTGGGGAATTTTGCAACttttaattgtagtgacccgaactttttcatgtttatatatattaaatcaaaattgttatttacatgattaagtgttttcaacatgttaaccaatcaaacttgttaagacttgattaatttaaataggtttcatatagacaattgaccacccaagttgaccggtgattcacgaacgttaaaacttgtaaaaactatatgatgacatatatatgattatatatatagttaacatgatattatgataagtaagtatctcattaggtattttaacaatgtgttatatacataaaattgagtttattgaattaagaaactcgaaacgatatatataacgattatcgttataacaacgtcttactaaatacatatgaatcatattaagatattgatacactatgtttaatcatgataaatgataagtaaacatgtcattaagtgtattaacaatgaactacatatgtaaaaacaagactactaacttaatgatttcgaaacgagacatatatgtaatgattatcgttgtaacaacatttaactgtatatatatcatactaagatatattaatatatcataatatcatgataatgtaataatttaacatctctttagatataataaacaatgggttaacaacatttaacaagatcgttaacctaaaggtttcaaaacaacatttacatgtaacgactaacgatgacttaacgactcagttaaaatgtatatacatgtagtgttttaatatgtattcatacacttttgaaagacttcatgacacttatcaaaatacttctacttaacaaaaatgcttacaattacatcctcgttcagtttcatcaacaattctacttgtatgcacccgtattcgtactcgtacaatacacagcttttagatgtatgtactattggtatatacactccaatgatcagctcttagcagcccatgtgagtcacctaacacatgtgggaaccatcatttggcaactagcatgaaatatctcataaaattacaaaaatattagtaatcattcatgacttatttacatgtaaacaaaattacacatcctttatatctaatccatataccaacgaccaaaaacacctaaaaacactttcattcttcaattttcttcatctaattgatctctctcaagttctatcttcaagttctaagtgttcttcataaattctataagttctaatttcataaaatcaagaatacttccaagtttgctagcttacttccaatcttgtaaagtgatcatccaacctcaagaaatctttcttatttacagaaagatatctttctaatacaaggtaatactcatattcaaactttgattcaatttctataactataacaatcttatttcgagtgaaaatcttacttgaacttgttttcgtgtcatgattctgcttcaagaactttcaagccatccaaggatcctttgaagctggatctatttttctcattttcagtaggtttatccacaaaaccttaggtagtaatgatgttcataacatcattcgattcatatatataaaactaccttattcgaaggtttaaacttgaaatcactagaacatagtttagttaattctaaacttgttcgcaaacaaaagttaatccttctaacttgacttttaaaattaactaaacacatgttctatatctatatgatatgctaacttaatgatttaaaacctggaaacacgaaaaacaccgtaaaaccggacatacgccgtcgtagtaacaccgcgggctgttttgggtttgataattaaaaactatgataaactttgatttaaaagttgttcttctgggtaaatgatttttcttatgaacatgaaactatatccaaaaatcatggttaaactcaaagtggaagtatgtttttcaaaatggtcatcaagacgtcgttctttcgactgaaatgactacctcttacaaaaatgacttgtaacttatatttttgactataaacctataatttttctgtttagattcataaaatagagttcaatatgaaatcatagcaatttgattcactcaaaacggatttaaaacgaagaagttatgggcaaaacaagattggatattttttttattgttgtagctacgggaaatattgtaacaattctattcaaatcatatcctagctaacttatattgtattatacatgtattctaatatattatgtaatcttgggataccatagacacgtatgcaaatgttttgacatatcatatcgaaccatctatatatattatttggaacaaccatagacactctatatgcagtaatgttggagttagctatacagggttgaagttgattctaaaaatatatatactttgagttgtgatctagcctgagacgtgtatacactgggtcatggattgggtcaagataatatatatcaatttatttttgtacatctaactatggacaactagttgtaggttactaacgatgagaTTCTCTACAGTTGGAGATAACATGACATgtcatgttatattaataatatctgtcAGATTTAATATACGGCCCAGATTGAAAATTTTCGTACCCTTTTTGATTCCCCCTTTTTAATGTAACTTCCAATTTCTATATCTTTTTTCTCTCTCCTTACTTGTAACACTCCGAAAAACTGGATAAAAGGAAGTACTTCCATAATATGTATGAACAATATTCTCtacaaattaaaattcatattaccaCCAAATTAGAGTAACATCCTCACAACAAATAATAAAGATTCATTCATAATAAAAAAGCCAATTAGTCTTAAATTTCGAGTCTGACTTCATGAGATAACAATGACTTGATCTCCAAAAATCAGTTCATATGTGAAGTTATATTTGAATCCTGATTCCCATTTCGAGTGTCCTACAAAAAAGCACATATGCTTCAAAATTACTCCGTATATGAACTAAAGGGTAAaaggtttactttcttattattacaaAGTATGTAGTATAACTTATTAAGTTACCACATTATTAAGCAAGGTCCTTGTATCCTGAGATAATTGAAAAGAGTGATTGAGATTATAGGCCTGTTCAAAAATAAGTCAAGTCAGTATATAATAATATAATCCACATCTACATGCTACTCAATACAcagtacacacacacatatatatacttacaattataatatatatacctgaGCATCACAAAGAAATCCCTTGAACTTCTCGAATACCTTGTCCGCAACTGAGTcaatatcattttttttcttctttggaAGTTTTTCTACCCAACTTTTTGGTCTTCTCCTTCCTTTTTGACCTGCTGTTTTTTTAATCCCTTTCACATTTGAAGGTGATTCATCATTCTCTTTTTTATCCTTACTTTTAGATGACGATCCATCAACTCCGCTATTCTCAACAGTAACTTTATTAAGGTTAACACACATGCTTTCAACTTGTTTACATAATTCATTCGAAGCTCTTCCTAGAAAATCATAGGTCTCCTCATATTGAGATGCTTTTGATGCAAGTTTAACTAATATTGAGCACAAATATCTATACCTTTGTGTTGCACTCAAGTTTGCATCTACATGCACCTCCTTTCCATTAACATCTTGAACACTTTCATTCTTGGCTTCTCTTGACCATCTTTTTAAGATGTATTTCTCTGGAAGTATTTTTATATCCATGACATTAAGAACTTTCAAACTGTGAGAGCAAAGGTATCCAAAAGTTTCGAATTTTTTGCAACTACAACAGATGGTATTTTCTGAAGGATTGATTGTGACAATGTACTCTCCATATTGATTGAACATGTCGATTACATATGTATGCACATTACACGTCTCATTGTGATGCTTTATTGAAGCTGACAATGACCAATCAAACTCCTCTTGAAATAATTCAAAAACGGATGGAGTATAAACCCGGGCAACTTGTTGTAACAATGGCGATTTAGGCATCCTCACCCTCGGTAACTTTTGCCTAGAATCGAACTCGGCTTTCAACTCATTATAACGCTTATCTTCTACTACCCTCACAAAATTCTTAAAGAAATCAAGAATATTCAGTTCACAATTCAAGTAGTCCTTTAAATCACCATTCAAACTTTCACTAAGTTGTGTGCTTCGCATTCCTAATGTGAACACATCATTCATATAACATTTAGCCCATTTTTCTTTCTTTTCATAAATACCTTTCAACCATGTATTCTCTTTGACATTGTAATAATCAATTATTGTTTCCCATTTTTTCTCAAATTTTTGTTGATCATCATATTGATACATACATTTTTTAAAATCCTTAAGAAGCCTACGATCATCCTTCACAATATTGCCCACATGCTTTATAGCATTTTGCATAATGTGCCAAGTACATAACCCATGATGTACATTTGGCATAACATTAACTAGGGCACTTGCCATTGCTTGATCTTGATCAGTAAAAATCGTAATTGGTT is from Rutidosis leptorrhynchoides isolate AG116_Rl617_1_P2 chromosome 10, CSIRO_AGI_Rlap_v1, whole genome shotgun sequence and encodes:
- the LOC139870646 gene encoding protein FAR1-RELATED SEQUENCE 5-like, translated to MNGMDGMDDMDDKNDIDHSFRSTQIDITYEPQMGMKFETVEDAWQFWVNYGARIGFDVRKEWSNKNKNDQRITSARFVCNKQGFRKTDKRDHQTKCPRAETRTNCGSRMGIIFNKDTQKYKITDFVREHNHMLHTPETVHMMSSQRKISQVQAMEIDLVNDSGIKTKASYELMSRRGGGKSSVGYTYIDQKNYIGRKRQRELKYGEAGTLLRYFQQQSLENPSFFYATQLDSEEQITNIFWADARMIMDYSYFGDVVTFDTTYKTNNQYRPLGVFIGFNHHKGITVFGGSLLYDETIESFEWLFRTFLEAHNNKKPITIFTDQDQAMASALVNVMPNVHHGLCTWHIMQNAIKHVGNIVKDDRRLLKDFKKCMYQYDDQQKFEKKWETIIDYYNVKENTWLKGIYEKKEKWAKCYMNDVFTLGMRSTQLSESLNGDLKDYLNCELNILDFFKNFVRVVEDKRYNELKAEFDSRQKLPRVRMPKSPLLQQVARVYTPSVFELFQEEFDWSLSASIKHHNETCNVHTYVIDMFNQYGEYIVTINPSENTICCSCKKFETFGYLCSHSLKVLNVMDIKILPEKYILKRWSREAKNESVQDVNGKEVHVDANLSATQRYRYLCSILVKLASKASQYEETYDFLGRASNELCKQVESMCVNLNKVTVENSGVDGSSSKSKDKKENDESPSNVKGIKKTAGQKGRRRPKSWVEKLPKKKKNDIDSVADKVFEKFKGFLCDAQAYNLNHSFQLSQDTRTLLNNVDTRNGNQDSNITSHMN